A single genomic interval of Agromyces cerinus harbors:
- a CDS encoding BMP family lipoprotein, translating to MALRRSISVAAALAAATVALAACAPAPEPADDGAASDTCVRMVTNSGGLEDRSFNQSSWEGLQQAEAEYGIEAEAIVSTGETDLAPNVAQAVDSGCELIVTVGWELAESTLDQAGKNPELAFAIVDETVEADNVKPVVFDTAQASYLAGYLAAGVSKTGVVATFGGGNQPPVTLFMDGFVDGVAKYNEVHGAKVRVLGWNKEAQDGTFTGDFEDISKGKTLTQAFIDQGADVIMPVAGQVGEGSAAAASENSGVSVIWVDSDGYEVLPAEFRGYVLTSVLKNTQDAMVEIVGDVVDGDFDDEPFVGTLENGGVAIAPYHDLAPLVSAGLDGELEGLRQAIIAGEIVVESPSRP from the coding sequence ATGGCGCTGCGCCGAAGCATCTCCGTCGCCGCGGCGCTGGCCGCGGCAACCGTTGCGCTCGCGGCCTGTGCGCCCGCTCCCGAACCGGCGGACGACGGTGCGGCGAGCGACACGTGCGTGCGCATGGTCACGAACTCCGGCGGACTCGAGGACCGCTCGTTCAACCAGTCGAGCTGGGAGGGACTGCAGCAGGCCGAAGCCGAGTACGGCATCGAGGCCGAGGCCATCGTCTCGACCGGGGAGACCGATCTGGCCCCCAACGTGGCGCAGGCCGTCGATTCGGGGTGCGAGCTCATCGTCACCGTCGGCTGGGAACTCGCGGAGTCCACACTCGACCAGGCGGGGAAGAACCCGGAGCTCGCCTTCGCGATCGTCGACGAGACCGTCGAGGCCGACAACGTCAAGCCGGTCGTCTTCGACACCGCGCAGGCCTCCTACCTGGCGGGCTATCTCGCCGCCGGCGTCTCCAAGACCGGCGTGGTCGCGACCTTCGGCGGCGGCAATCAGCCGCCGGTGACCTTGTTCATGGACGGGTTCGTCGACGGCGTCGCCAAGTACAACGAGGTGCACGGCGCGAAGGTGCGCGTGCTCGGCTGGAACAAGGAGGCCCAGGACGGCACCTTCACCGGCGACTTCGAGGACATCTCGAAGGGCAAGACGCTCACCCAGGCCTTCATCGACCAGGGAGCCGATGTCATCATGCCGGTCGCGGGGCAGGTCGGCGAGGGATCGGCCGCGGCGGCGAGCGAGAACTCCGGCGTCTCGGTGATCTGGGTCGACAGCGACGGATACGAGGTGCTGCCCGCCGAGTTCCGCGGGTACGTGCTGACGAGCGTGCTGAAGAACACGCAGGACGCCATGGTCGAGATCGTCGGAGACGTCGTCGACGGGGACTTCGACGACGAGCCGTTCGTCGGCACCCTCGAGAACGGCGGCGTCGCGATCGCGCCCTACCACGATCTCGCCCCGCTCGTGTCAGCCGGCCTCGATGGGGAGCTCGAGGGGCTCCGGCAGGCGATCATCGCCGGCGAGATCGTCGTGGAGTCGCCGAGTCGGCCCTGA
- a CDS encoding BMP family lipoprotein, whose amino-acid sequence MKVTTKKAALGGLALFGAAVLLAGCAAAPEEGGSGESAAPDFLPCIVSDFGGFDDNSFNESSFNGITEAADELGVEFKQAESKSEDQYESNVSSMVDQGCDFILTVGFALANATRDAAQESTDTQFALIDSALSNDDFTPLTLDNVKPVLYDTAQAAYLAGYLAAGTTKTGTVATYGGLPFPSVTIFMDGFVDGVAKYNEVKGTDVKVLGWDKAAQDGTMAGSFDDINQGKTLTQGFIDQGADIILPVAGPLFQGSAQAIQDSGKDVAIIGVDSDLFLTAPEFGEMYLTSVMKQMTAATKEIIVNAGNGDFSADPYIGTLENDGVGLAPLHDWESKVDPALMEEIEQLKTDIVSGDITVESPSTPK is encoded by the coding sequence GTGAAGGTCACGACCAAGAAAGCCGCCCTCGGCGGTCTCGCCCTGTTCGGCGCAGCCGTGCTGCTCGCCGGCTGTGCTGCCGCACCCGAAGAAGGCGGATCCGGCGAGTCCGCCGCTCCCGACTTCCTTCCCTGCATCGTCTCGGACTTCGGCGGCTTCGACGACAACTCGTTCAACGAGTCGAGCTTCAACGGCATCACCGAGGCGGCCGACGAGCTCGGCGTCGAGTTCAAGCAGGCCGAGTCCAAGTCCGAAGACCAGTACGAGTCGAACGTCTCGAGCATGGTCGACCAGGGCTGCGACTTCATCCTCACGGTCGGCTTCGCCCTCGCCAACGCCACGCGCGACGCCGCTCAGGAGAGCACCGACACCCAGTTCGCACTCATCGACTCGGCGCTGTCGAACGACGACTTCACGCCGCTGACGCTCGACAACGTCAAGCCCGTGCTCTACGACACGGCCCAGGCCGCGTACCTCGCCGGCTACCTCGCCGCCGGAACGACCAAGACGGGCACCGTGGCCACCTACGGCGGCCTGCCCTTCCCGTCGGTCACGATCTTCATGGACGGCTTCGTCGACGGCGTGGCGAAGTACAACGAGGTCAAGGGCACCGACGTCAAGGTGCTCGGCTGGGACAAGGCAGCTCAAGACGGCACGATGGCCGGCAGCTTCGATGACATCAACCAGGGCAAGACCCTGACCCAGGGCTTCATCGACCAGGGCGCCGACATCATCCTCCCCGTCGCCGGCCCGCTCTTCCAGGGTTCGGCCCAGGCCATCCAGGACTCGGGCAAGGACGTCGCCATCATCGGCGTCGACAGCGACCTGTTCCTCACCGCTCCCGAGTTCGGCGAGATGTACCTCACCTCGGTCATGAAGCAGATGACGGCCGCCACCAAGGAGATCATCGTGAACGCCGGCAACGGCGACTTCTCGGCCGACCCCTACATCGGCACCCTCGAGAACGACGGCGTCGGCCTGGCCCCGCTCCACGACTGGGAGTCCAAGGTCGACCCCGCGCTGATGGAGGAGATCGAGCAGCTCAAGACCGACATCGTCAGCGGTGACATCACGGTCGAATCGCCCTCGACCCCGAAGTAA
- a CDS encoding ABC transporter ATP-binding protein: MKLELRGITKRFGALVANDHIDLTVEAGEIHALLGENGAGKSTLMNVLYGLYQADGGEILLDDEVQHFAGPGDAMKAGIGMVHQHFMLIPVFTVAENVMLGHESTKAGGMLDLATARTKVREISDRFGFDVDPDALVEELPVGVQQRVEIIKALSRDARVLVFDEPTAVLTPQETDELMSIMRQLKESGTSIVFITHKLREVREVADRITVIRLGKVVGEASPTATNEELATLMVGRAVDLTVDKSPAKAGKPALVVQNLTVLDPLGNIVVDDVSFSVAEGEILAIAGVQGNGQTELTEALLGLQPRVLGEVSLDGKDIRGHSVRKILDVGVGFIPEDRTEDGLVGEFTIAENLMLDRADGAPFVRFGNIQRGALEDFAREKVAEFDVRTQGIDEPVRRLSGGNQQKVVLARELSRDLRLFVAAQPTRGVDVGSIEFIHKRIVATRDAGTPVIVVSTELDEVTALADNIMVMYRGRIVGIVPGDTPRSVLGLMMAGAAGGNESPTAPTEGAAA, from the coding sequence ATGAAGCTCGAACTTCGCGGCATCACGAAGCGATTCGGTGCCCTGGTCGCCAACGACCACATCGACCTCACTGTCGAGGCGGGTGAGATCCACGCCCTGCTCGGTGAGAACGGCGCGGGCAAGTCCACGCTGATGAACGTGCTGTACGGCCTGTACCAGGCCGACGGCGGTGAGATCCTCCTCGACGACGAGGTCCAGCACTTCGCCGGCCCCGGCGACGCGATGAAGGCCGGCATCGGCATGGTGCACCAGCACTTCATGCTGATCCCCGTCTTCACGGTCGCCGAGAACGTCATGCTCGGCCACGAGTCCACCAAGGCCGGCGGCATGCTCGACCTCGCGACCGCGCGCACGAAGGTGCGCGAGATCTCCGATCGCTTCGGGTTCGACGTCGATCCCGACGCCCTCGTCGAAGAGCTCCCCGTCGGAGTGCAGCAGCGGGTCGAGATCATCAAGGCGCTCTCCCGCGACGCGCGCGTGCTCGTCTTCGACGAGCCCACCGCGGTGCTCACGCCGCAGGAGACCGACGAGCTCATGTCGATCATGCGGCAGCTGAAAGAGAGCGGCACGTCGATCGTCTTCATCACGCACAAGCTGCGCGAGGTGCGCGAGGTCGCCGACCGCATCACGGTCATCCGGCTCGGCAAGGTCGTCGGCGAGGCATCGCCCACCGCCACGAACGAAGAACTCGCCACCCTCATGGTCGGGCGTGCCGTCGATCTCACGGTCGACAAGTCGCCGGCGAAGGCGGGCAAGCCCGCGTTGGTGGTGCAGAACCTGACGGTGCTCGACCCGCTCGGCAACATCGTGGTCGATGACGTCAGCTTCAGCGTCGCCGAAGGCGAGATCCTCGCCATCGCGGGAGTGCAGGGCAACGGACAGACCGAGCTCACCGAGGCCCTCCTCGGGCTCCAGCCGCGAGTGCTCGGCGAGGTGTCGCTCGACGGCAAGGACATCCGCGGCCACTCCGTGCGCAAGATCCTCGACGTCGGAGTCGGGTTCATCCCCGAGGACCGCACCGAAGACGGGCTCGTCGGCGAGTTCACGATCGCCGAGAACCTCATGCTCGACCGGGCCGACGGTGCGCCGTTCGTGCGGTTCGGCAACATCCAACGGGGCGCTCTCGAGGACTTCGCCCGCGAGAAGGTGGCGGAGTTCGACGTGCGCACCCAGGGCATCGACGAGCCCGTGCGCCGACTCTCGGGCGGCAACCAGCAGAAGGTCGTGCTCGCGCGCGAACTCAGCCGCGACCTCCGGCTCTTCGTGGCGGCCCAGCCCACTCGCGGCGTCGACGTCGGCTCCATCGAGTTCATCCACAAGCGCATCGTCGCCACCCGCGACGCCGGCACGCCCGTCATCGTCGTCTCGACCGAGCTCGACGAGGTGACGGCACTCGCCGACAACATCATGGTGATGTACCGGGGCCGCATCGTGGGCATCGTGCCCGGCGACACCCCCCGTTCCGTGCTCGGCCTCATGATGGCCGGCGCCGCCGGCGGCAACGAGAGTCCGACCGCCCCCACCGAAGGAGCCGCGGCATGA
- a CDS encoding ABC transporter permease — MSADRPESPQSEAQPAEPAKTADTAEAPEPSRWHNMFREITTGNAIISVLAVVLALIVGAVMIAFTNKDVQAASVYFFARPGDMFVAIWDSVAGAYSALFQGSIYNFRRPGFADGIKPFTETLNFATPLIAAGLGVALGFRVGLFNIGGRGQMLIAAALGGWAGFALDLPPVLHMVVALVIGIAGGALWAGIVGLLKARTGAHEVITTIMLNYVAFYLVSYWLREGFLKTPGSNNPKSPATKATAVFPDLLGPEYNLHFGFILVIAATVFTWWLLSRSNLGFKFRAVGENPNAARVAGISVKRMYVYAMLLSGGLVGLAGVNQVLGTTTSGFGAGIDSGIGFDAITVALLGRSRPWGVFVAGILFGAFKAGGFSMQAAEGVPIDIVLVVQSLIVLFIAAPPLVRAIFRLPAPGTIRRATPSVTKEVAAK; from the coding sequence ATGAGCGCCGACCGACCCGAGTCGCCGCAGAGCGAGGCCCAGCCGGCTGAGCCCGCGAAGACCGCCGATACTGCCGAGGCTCCGGAGCCCTCGCGCTGGCACAACATGTTCCGCGAGATCACCACCGGCAACGCGATCATCTCGGTGCTCGCCGTGGTGCTCGCGCTCATCGTCGGTGCGGTCATGATCGCCTTCACGAACAAAGACGTGCAGGCGGCATCCGTCTACTTCTTCGCGCGACCTGGAGACATGTTCGTCGCGATCTGGGACTCGGTCGCCGGAGCGTACTCGGCGCTCTTCCAAGGGTCGATCTACAACTTCAGGCGACCCGGCTTCGCCGACGGCATCAAGCCGTTCACCGAGACGCTCAACTTCGCCACGCCGCTCATCGCCGCCGGCCTCGGCGTCGCGCTCGGCTTCCGAGTCGGCCTCTTCAACATCGGCGGACGCGGTCAGATGCTGATCGCTGCGGCCCTCGGCGGCTGGGCCGGGTTCGCGCTCGACCTGCCCCCCGTGCTGCACATGGTCGTCGCGCTGGTCATCGGCATCGCGGGCGGAGCCCTCTGGGCCGGCATCGTGGGACTCCTGAAGGCGCGCACCGGCGCCCACGAGGTCATCACGACGATCATGCTGAACTACGTCGCGTTCTATCTGGTCAGCTACTGGCTTCGCGAGGGGTTCCTGAAGACCCCCGGCTCGAACAACCCCAAGAGCCCGGCGACCAAGGCGACCGCCGTGTTCCCCGACCTGCTCGGACCCGAGTACAACCTGCACTTCGGCTTCATCCTGGTGATCGCGGCCACGGTGTTCACGTGGTGGCTGCTCTCGCGCTCGAACCTCGGATTCAAGTTCCGCGCGGTCGGCGAGAACCCCAATGCGGCGCGAGTCGCGGGCATCAGCGTCAAGCGCATGTACGTCTACGCGATGCTGCTCTCCGGCGGCCTCGTCGGCCTCGCGGGCGTCAACCAGGTGCTCGGCACCACGACGAGCGGGTTCGGTGCCGGCATCGATTCCGGCATCGGCTTCGATGCGATCACCGTCGCGCTGCTCGGCCGCTCGCGCCCGTGGGGCGTGTTCGTCGCCGGCATCCTCTTCGGCGCGTTCAAGGCCGGCGGGTTCTCGATGCAGGCCGCAGAGGGCGTGCCGATCGACATCGTGCTCGTCGTCCAGTCCCTCATCGTGCTCTTCATCGCGGCGCCGCCGCTCGTTCGTGCCATCTTCCGGCTCCCTGCGCCCGGGACGATTCGCAGAGCCACCCCGTCCGTCACGAAGGAGGTGGCAGCGAAGTGA
- a CDS encoding ABC transporter permease, translated as MSTIAPVSRPTEPHQPPPGPAVGLIRNWKTPVALGVFSVLALLLLVVFGRDGVSTMRLSTSSDLIQLPDVHLPTRETGIVITVVLFAITAVSFWLVAQRRKTPLWLISIFALLALIGFLTWAGAGETIQIPGLLFGSLSLAVPLIFGALGGVISERVGVVNVAIEGQLLAGAFTSAIVASLTGQPLLGLLAAMVAGMLVSFVLAAFSIKYFVDQVIVGVVLNVLVTGLTGFLFSQLLAPNADTLNSPPRFERIDIPFLSEIPILGPVLFRQTLIVYIMYIAIAAVYIGIFHTRWGLRLRAVGEHPQAADTVGINVTGTRFWNVSLAGAIAGLGGAYFTLGSVGAFGKDMTAGAGFIALAAVIFGRWDPIRATLAALLFGFASNLQNVLSIIGSPVPSEFMLMLPYLVTIFAVAGLVGQSRGPAASGKPYIKS; from the coding sequence GTGAGCACCATCGCTCCCGTCAGCCGGCCGACCGAGCCGCACCAGCCTCCCCCCGGCCCCGCCGTCGGGCTCATCCGCAACTGGAAGACGCCGGTCGCGCTCGGCGTGTTCAGCGTCCTCGCACTCCTCCTCCTCGTCGTGTTCGGTCGAGACGGCGTCAGCACGATGCGGCTCTCCACGAGCAGCGACCTCATCCAGCTGCCCGACGTGCACCTGCCCACCCGCGAGACGGGCATCGTCATCACGGTCGTGCTCTTCGCGATCACGGCCGTCAGCTTCTGGCTCGTCGCTCAGCGGCGCAAGACCCCGCTCTGGCTCATCTCGATCTTCGCGCTGCTCGCGCTCATCGGCTTCCTGACGTGGGCGGGGGCGGGCGAGACGATCCAGATCCCCGGCCTGCTGTTCGGCTCGCTGAGCCTCGCCGTCCCGCTCATCTTCGGCGCCCTCGGCGGCGTCATCTCCGAGCGTGTCGGCGTCGTCAACGTCGCCATCGAGGGCCAGTTGCTCGCGGGCGCGTTCACCTCTGCGATCGTCGCCTCGCTCACCGGACAGCCCCTGTTGGGGCTCCTCGCGGCGATGGTCGCCGGCATGCTGGTCTCCTTCGTGCTCGCGGCCTTCTCGATCAAGTACTTCGTCGACCAGGTCATCGTGGGTGTGGTGCTCAACGTGCTCGTCACCGGCCTCACCGGGTTCCTCTTCTCCCAGTTGCTGGCGCCCAACGCCGACACCCTGAACTCGCCGCCGCGGTTCGAGCGCATCGACATCCCGTTCCTGTCCGAGATCCCCATCCTCGGCCCGGTGCTGTTCCGACAGACGCTCATCGTGTACATCATGTACATCGCCATCGCCGCCGTGTACATCGGCATCTTCCACACGCGCTGGGGCCTCAGGCTCCGTGCGGTGGGCGAGCACCCGCAGGCGGCCGACACGGTCGGCATCAACGTCACCGGCACCCGGTTCTGGAACGTGTCGCTCGCCGGTGCGATCGCCGGACTCGGCGGCGCCTACTTCACGCTCGGCTCGGTCGGCGCCTTCGGCAAGGACATGACGGCGGGCGCCGGCTTCATCGCGCTCGCTGCCGTGATCTTCGGCCGCTGGGATCCGATTCGAGCGACGCTCGCGGCGCTGCTGTTCGGCTTCGCGTCGAACCTGCAGAACGTGCTGAGCATCATCGGCTCGCCCGTGCCGAGCGAGTTCATGCTGATGCTGCCGTACCTCGTCACGATCTTCGCGGTGGCCGGACTCGTCGGGCAGTCTCGCGGCCCAGCGGCATCCGGAAAGCCGTACATCAAATCCTGA
- a CDS encoding cytidine deaminase — translation MTATDAIDWNDLRGRAREAMAKAYAPYSEFPVGAAAIVDDGRIVSGCNVENASYGVTLCAECSLVSALVMSGGGKLVAFTCVDGHGAALMPCGRCRQLLYEHSAEGMLLDTVSGIKTIDEVLPDAFGPRQLAEFRGVKS, via the coding sequence ATGACCGCAACGGATGCGATCGACTGGAACGATCTCCGCGGGCGCGCCCGCGAGGCGATGGCCAAGGCGTACGCGCCGTACTCGGAGTTCCCCGTGGGCGCCGCGGCGATCGTCGACGACGGCCGCATCGTGAGCGGGTGCAACGTCGAGAACGCCTCGTACGGCGTGACCCTCTGCGCGGAGTGCTCGCTCGTGTCGGCACTCGTGATGTCGGGCGGCGGCAAGCTCGTGGCGTTCACCTGCGTCGACGGCCACGGCGCGGCGCTCATGCCCTGCGGGCGCTGTCGGCAACTGCTCTACGAGCACTCCGCCGAGGGCATGCTGCTCGACACCGTGTCGGGAATCAAGACCATCGACGAGGTGCTGCCCGACGCGTTCGGCCCGCGGCAGCTCGCCGAATTCAGAGGAGTGAAGTCATGA
- a CDS encoding thymidine phosphorylase: MSTVEPFDAVDLIRAKRDGHELETPEIDWLVDAYTRGYVADEQMSAMTMAIFLNGMTRREIRDLTMAMIASGERMDFSGLGKPTSDKHSTGGVGDKITLPLMPLVATFGVAVPQLSGRGLGHTGGTLDKLESIPGWRAEITNDEMFAQLRDVGGVICAAGAGLAPADKKLYALRDITGTVEAIPLIASSIMSKKIAEGTGALVLDVKFGSGAFLTDIDRSRELARTMVELGEDAGVATSALITNMNVPLGLTIGNANEVRESVEVLAGGGPSDVRALTVALAREMLALAGQPDVDVEAALDDGRAMDTWRRAIRAQGGDPDAPMPVAREQHVVTAERDGVLVEQQALPFGIAAWRLGAGRARKQDPVQHAAGIDLHAKPGDVVRKGEPLFTLHADEPARFARALESVEGAWRIGDAGDPIEDGGPLIADRIGR; encoded by the coding sequence ATGAGCACCGTCGAACCGTTCGACGCCGTCGACCTGATCCGCGCCAAGCGCGACGGCCACGAACTCGAGACGCCCGAGATCGACTGGCTCGTCGACGCCTACACGCGCGGCTACGTCGCCGACGAGCAGATGTCGGCCATGACGATGGCGATCTTCCTCAACGGCATGACGCGCCGCGAGATCCGCGACCTGACGATGGCGATGATCGCGAGCGGCGAGCGCATGGACTTCTCGGGGCTCGGCAAGCCCACGAGCGACAAGCACTCCACGGGCGGCGTCGGCGACAAGATCACCCTGCCCCTCATGCCGCTCGTCGCGACGTTCGGCGTGGCGGTGCCGCAGCTGTCGGGCCGCGGGCTCGGACACACCGGCGGCACGCTCGACAAGCTCGAGTCGATTCCGGGATGGCGCGCCGAGATCACGAACGACGAGATGTTCGCGCAGCTCCGCGACGTCGGCGGCGTCATCTGCGCCGCCGGCGCGGGCCTTGCACCGGCCGACAAGAAGCTCTACGCGCTCCGCGACATCACGGGCACGGTCGAGGCGATCCCGCTCATCGCCTCGTCGATCATGTCGAAGAAGATCGCCGAGGGCACCGGTGCGCTCGTGCTCGACGTCAAGTTCGGCTCGGGCGCGTTCCTCACCGACATCGACCGCTCGCGGGAACTCGCGCGCACCATGGTCGAGCTCGGCGAGGACGCGGGCGTCGCGACCTCGGCGCTCATCACGAACATGAACGTGCCGCTCGGCCTCACGATCGGCAACGCCAACGAGGTGCGCGAGTCGGTCGAGGTGCTCGCCGGCGGCGGTCCGTCGGATGTCCGTGCGCTGACCGTGGCCCTCGCCCGCGAGATGCTCGCGCTCGCGGGGCAGCCCGACGTCGATGTCGAAGCAGCACTCGACGACGGACGGGCCATGGACACCTGGCGACGCGCGATCCGCGCTCAGGGTGGCGACCCCGACGCCCCGATGCCGGTGGCACGGGAGCAGCACGTCGTGACGGCCGAGCGCGACGGCGTGCTCGTCGAGCAGCAGGCCCTGCCGTTCGGCATCGCCGCCTGGCGTCTCGGCGCGGGGCGTGCGCGCAAGCAGGACCCGGTGCAGCACGCGGCCGGCATCGACCTGCACGCCAAGCCCGGCGATGTCGTGCGCAAGGGCGAGCCGCTGTTCACCCTGCACGCCGACGAACCCGCCCGTTTCGCGCGGGCCCTCGAGTCCGTCGAGGGTGCATGGCGCATCGGCGACGCGGGCGATCCGATCGAGGACGGCGGCCCCCTGATCGCCGACCGCATCGGCCGCTGA
- a CDS encoding adenosine deaminase — MNTIPTEYRLEGDGTNIQALPKISLHDHLDGGLRPQTLIELADEIGLEVPATDAESLGQWFAEQSNSGSLVEYLKTFDLTTAVMQTREGLTRVAREFVQDLAADGVIYGEIRWAPEQHLTRGLSLDETVDAVQAGIEQGIDDARAQGHGVRAGQLITAMRHADRGLEIAELAVRHRDRGVVGFDIAGAEAGFLPSRHRTAFDYLASQYLPVTVHAGEADGLESIRSALFDGRALRLGHGVRIAEDLIIDRQDDENTYVSLGPIAQWVRDREIALETSPSSNLQTGAIAAWGDELIDHPFDLLYQLGFRVTVNTDNRLQSGTTLTRELALLSDAFGYDLDDFETFQLNAAAAAFLPLDDREELAELIQDGFDDA, encoded by the coding sequence GTGAACACGATTCCGACGGAGTACCGCCTCGAAGGCGACGGCACGAACATCCAGGCGCTGCCGAAGATCTCGCTGCACGACCACCTCGACGGCGGCCTGCGGCCGCAGACGCTCATCGAGCTCGCCGACGAGATCGGCCTCGAGGTGCCGGCGACCGATGCCGAGAGCCTCGGCCAGTGGTTCGCCGAGCAGTCGAACTCGGGTTCGCTCGTTGAGTACCTGAAGACCTTCGACCTCACGACGGCCGTCATGCAGACTCGCGAGGGACTCACTCGAGTCGCCCGGGAGTTCGTGCAGGATCTCGCGGCCGACGGCGTGATCTACGGAGAGATCCGTTGGGCGCCCGAACAGCACCTCACGCGGGGTCTCAGCCTCGACGAGACCGTCGATGCCGTGCAGGCCGGCATCGAGCAGGGCATCGACGACGCGCGTGCGCAGGGCCATGGTGTCCGTGCCGGTCAGCTCATCACCGCGATGCGCCACGCCGATCGCGGCCTCGAGATCGCCGAGCTCGCCGTGCGTCACCGCGATCGCGGTGTCGTCGGATTCGACATCGCAGGCGCAGAGGCGGGCTTCCTGCCGAGTCGTCACCGCACCGCGTTCGACTACCTCGCGAGCCAGTACCTGCCGGTCACCGTGCACGCCGGCGAGGCCGACGGGCTCGAGTCCATCCGCAGCGCCCTGTTCGACGGCCGTGCACTGCGTCTCGGTCACGGTGTTCGCATCGCCGAAGACCTCATCATCGATCGTCAGGACGACGAGAACACCTACGTCTCGCTGGGCCCGATCGCGCAGTGGGTGCGCGATCGTGAGATCGCGCTCGAGACGAGCCCGTCGTCGAACCTGCAGACGGGCGCGATCGCGGCGTGGGGCGACGAGCTCATCGACCACCCGTTCGACCTGCTGTACCAGCTCGGCTTCCGGGTGACCGTCAACACCGACAACCGTTTGCAGTCGGGCACGACGCTCACCCGCGAACTCGCGCTCCTGAGCGACGCCTTCGGCTACGACCTCGACGACTTCGAGACGTTCCAGCTCAATGCGGCGGCGGCGGCGTTCCTGCCGCTCGACGACCGCGAAGAGCTCGCGGAGCTGATCCAAGACGGCTTCGACGACGCCTGA
- a CDS encoding PTS sugar transporter subunit IIA has protein sequence MTLPPLPDEAIVIKAHVDDWRAAVREAGRALVRSGSTRSEYADRMIAVIEEFGAYVVIAPGLALAHARPGPDVRREGLAVVTLAEPVPFGHPHNDPVRVVVGLAVSNAEEHVASVARLANAFNDSGVVGRMARAETADELRALLGFDGTAEAGA, from the coding sequence ATGACCCTCCCGCCGCTCCCCGACGAAGCGATCGTGATCAAGGCGCACGTCGACGACTGGCGCGCCGCCGTGCGCGAAGCCGGCCGCGCGCTCGTGCGTTCGGGATCGACCCGCTCGGAGTACGCGGATCGGATGATCGCGGTCATCGAGGAGTTCGGTGCCTACGTCGTGATCGCGCCGGGCCTCGCGCTCGCGCATGCCAGGCCCGGCCCCGACGTGCGCCGCGAGGGGCTCGCCGTCGTCACCCTCGCGGAGCCGGTGCCGTTCGGGCATCCGCACAACGATCCCGTGCGGGTCGTGGTCGGCCTCGCCGTGTCGAACGCCGAAGAGCATGTGGCCTCCGTCGCGCGACTCGCGAACGCGTTCAACGACAGCGGCGTCGTCGGTCGCATGGCGCGAGCCGAGACGGCCGACGAGTTGCGTGCGCTGCTCGGCTTCGATGGAACGGCGGAGGCGGGGGCGTGA
- a CDS encoding PTS sugar transporter subunit IIB → MKIIAVCGLGIGTSAILKVNAERALDRLGLTADVDASDLAGIATAAADAQVILTSSELADAVRAAIGRSFAEIVEVSNYFDVEEIGAKLEISLG, encoded by the coding sequence GTGAAGATCATCGCCGTCTGCGGACTGGGTATCGGCACCTCCGCGATCCTGAAGGTCAACGCCGAACGCGCCCTCGATCGACTGGGACTCACCGCCGACGTCGACGCCAGCGATCTCGCCGGCATCGCCACCGCGGCCGCCGACGCACAGGTGATCCTCACGTCGAGCGAACTCGCCGACGCCGTGCGCGCGGCGATCGGCCGCAGCTTCGCCGAGATCGTCGAGGTGTCGAACTACTTCGACGTCGAGGAGATCGGCGCGAAGCTCGAGATCTCACTCGGCTGA